In Novipirellula galeiformis, one DNA window encodes the following:
- a CDS encoding vWA domain-containing protein, which produces MLTSAGLHTLLLLALALFVFPTMVRRTQVLKFVVGESDTYSLTTIDVTPRWDAIGSDLTDEPIVIPESEVPPELDASLFELSGAIDDPSRSSSNVSAVAYVVPKNIGESLSASNSVEGAVDRITSELEGKFEKGDLLVVWLLDASHSLVDDRKRVAVRLAPFYESIVNRHSGAKFEVRSAVVSYGSAMRERVAPTEFGKKIVSAVEDLPIDRTGDENVFSSVAKCAKVYRSSWPDRQIAIVIWTDESGDDIEHLENAIAVCREQQVSVSVVGPSSVLGADTGLHAYVDRKTQAVYQLPVRRGPETAMPERLELGYWYLTRLNSPVQGGPRSLPMWLGGQDLRGILCGFSPYAMTRLSIQTGGSYTIFDRQEERGPFDPEVMARYMPSYGSLAEYESEVQSNPLRRSIMRAVGELKGKNVDEPTTMLFIKRTGSRVFDFTRYYYTPSEFRSKLSSSRGRLKAQATRSSKFVDAALMHLTDGGDLDLGLEELYEHENSPRWRAWYDLTRGRLLATSVRLEEYRLAIDSMISPDGLAPSTNHVMLRASSELRSNETFQKRGDEAERLLRRCVRENQGTPWETLAQRELDFALGVGVRQMSLTQQPMGPASRSPSLPRF; this is translated from the coding sequence TTGCTGACTTCTGCGGGACTGCACACGTTGTTGTTGCTCGCTTTAGCACTCTTCGTCTTCCCCACGATGGTCCGCCGCACCCAAGTCCTCAAATTTGTAGTGGGAGAATCCGACACGTACTCCCTGACGACGATCGATGTTACGCCCCGGTGGGATGCCATCGGCTCCGATCTCACCGATGAGCCAATCGTGATCCCAGAATCCGAAGTGCCTCCAGAATTGGATGCCTCCTTGTTTGAGTTATCTGGCGCAATTGACGATCCCTCTCGCAGCAGCAGCAACGTCTCGGCGGTCGCCTACGTCGTTCCGAAGAACATTGGCGAATCGCTCTCCGCATCCAACTCGGTTGAAGGCGCTGTCGATCGGATCACTTCGGAATTGGAAGGGAAGTTTGAAAAGGGCGACTTGTTGGTTGTGTGGCTGCTCGACGCATCACACAGTTTGGTGGATGATCGCAAACGTGTCGCCGTTCGTTTAGCCCCGTTCTACGAAAGCATTGTCAATCGTCACAGCGGGGCGAAGTTTGAAGTGCGAAGCGCTGTCGTCTCTTACGGTTCCGCAATGCGTGAACGTGTTGCACCGACGGAGTTTGGCAAGAAGATTGTTTCAGCGGTGGAGGATTTGCCCATCGATCGAACGGGTGACGAGAATGTCTTTAGCAGCGTTGCAAAATGCGCCAAGGTTTACCGGTCGTCATGGCCCGATCGGCAAATCGCCATCGTGATTTGGACTGACGAATCCGGTGACGACATCGAACACCTGGAGAACGCGATCGCAGTCTGCCGCGAACAGCAGGTATCGGTGTCCGTCGTGGGGCCCTCATCCGTATTAGGTGCCGACACCGGGCTGCATGCTTACGTCGATCGTAAGACCCAAGCGGTTTACCAACTTCCGGTCCGACGCGGACCGGAAACGGCAATGCCCGAACGACTTGAACTTGGCTATTGGTATTTAACGCGTTTGAATTCCCCGGTGCAAGGAGGTCCCCGAAGCTTACCGATGTGGCTCGGTGGGCAAGACCTCCGGGGTATCCTTTGCGGGTTTAGTCCCTACGCGATGACACGTTTATCAATTCAAACAGGAGGGTCCTATACGATCTTCGACCGCCAAGAAGAACGTGGCCCATTCGATCCCGAAGTGATGGCTCGGTACATGCCAAGCTACGGGTCGTTGGCTGAGTACGAATCCGAAGTTCAATCGAATCCGTTACGACGCTCAATCATGAGAGCTGTAGGCGAATTGAAAGGAAAGAACGTCGACGAACCAACCACGATGTTGTTCATCAAACGAACGGGCAGCCGCGTCTTCGATTTCACGCGGTACTATTACACCCCGAGCGAGTTTCGCTCGAAGCTTAGTTCATCACGTGGACGTCTGAAGGCCCAAGCGACACGGTCATCAAAGTTCGTTGACGCGGCTCTGATGCACCTCACCGATGGTGGCGATCTTGACCTTGGCTTAGAGGAACTCTACGAGCATGAGAATTCACCGAGATGGCGAGCTTGGTACGATCTGACGCGCGGACGATTGCTGGCAACGAGTGTACGGCTTGAGGAATATCGTTTAGCAATCGACTCAATGATTTCCCCCGACGGGCTGGCCCCATCAACGAATCACGTGATGCTGAGGGCATCGTCGGAATTGCGATCCAATGAGACCTTCCAAAAACGAGGTGACGAGGCCGAGCGTTTACTGAGGCGATGCGTACGAGAGAACCAGGGAACGCCGTGGGAAACGCTGGCGCAACGAGAACTTGATTTCGCGCTCGGAGTCGGAGTGCGTCAAATGTCACTCACTCAACAGCCCATGGGGCCAGCATCGCGATCGCCAAGTCTCCCCCGGTTTTGA
- a CDS encoding zf-HC2 domain-containing protein — protein MHSGMNRYAMGPLSSEMQNPFEMHLATCPRCQDLLLPGKHECDARGPPTASGACQRDKLQKIILASVL, from the coding sequence GTGCATTCCGGTATGAATCGATACGCGATGGGCCCGTTGTCGTCCGAAATGCAAAACCCATTTGAAATGCACTTAGCGACGTGTCCACGATGCCAGGACCTGCTATTGCCAGGCAAACACGAATGCGATGCAAGAGGACCGCCCACGGCCAGTGGAGCTTGCCAGAGAGACAAACTCCAAAAAATCATTCTCGCGAGCGTTCTCTAG
- a CDS encoding rhodanese-like domain-containing protein, translating to MPRFFLIRLATLFLVGLPTILLAQFGGIFSGSAAVAEVNVDELLKWKAESSDGAHEIDAQHVLVDVRVPQEYQVSMIPGAITKEQFEKNQSQYRNRTVVVYCTIGYRSGQYAKKLVSDGFSAHNFKGSILAWCHAGLPLVTMQGEPTNRVHTYSSQYKVPAKYKAVH from the coding sequence GTGCCACGTTTCTTTCTCATCCGTCTCGCCACCCTGTTCCTTGTGGGATTGCCCACAATATTGCTTGCGCAATTCGGAGGGATTTTTTCCGGATCGGCAGCAGTCGCTGAGGTGAACGTCGATGAACTGCTGAAGTGGAAGGCCGAATCCAGTGATGGAGCGCACGAGATCGATGCTCAACACGTGCTGGTCGATGTGCGAGTGCCCCAGGAGTACCAAGTTTCGATGATCCCTGGAGCAATCACAAAAGAGCAGTTTGAGAAGAACCAATCGCAATATCGCAATCGAACCGTCGTCGTTTACTGCACGATCGGGTATCGGTCGGGACAGTATGCAAAAAAGTTGGTGTCCGACGGTTTCTCTGCACATAATTTCAAAGGCAGTATCCTGGCTTGGTGTCACGCAGGGCTGCCGCTGGTGACCATGCAAGGTGAACCGACGAATCGAGTTCACACTTACAGCTCCCAATACAAAGTTCCCGCCAAGTACAAGGCAGTCCATTGA
- a CDS encoding FAD-dependent oxidoreductase, with the protein MKTRCIVLLGIGHTNAEILNHWAESPIPNCRLVCISKFPTATYSGMLPGTLANQFSREEMQIELAPLVERAGAELILDEVIGLDAETRTINFANRIPLAFDALSIGIGSVPADWDRFDSPNLIPIKPMQTFIERLDQRIEQCQNNAKEPPKIVVVGGGVAGVEIAFCVRARLASWVPARPPSVQIVTSGEEIAGGMSQRSIRKLRRELSNQSINVITRFPVTEVRENSVSDRSGRLQHADIVLWATGAVAPPLLGKLNLPTDERGFLATEATLRTIAGGPIFAVGDAGTVAANPSPKAGVFAVRQAPVLWHNLRATIQGSPLSEFDPQKDFLKILNTGQGRALLQYKGFSFHAHWCWKLKSYIDKGFVGKYRV; encoded by the coding sequence TTGAAGACACGTTGCATCGTGTTACTAGGTATCGGCCATACGAATGCCGAAATCCTCAATCACTGGGCCGAGTCGCCAATCCCAAATTGTCGCTTGGTCTGCATCTCGAAATTTCCGACTGCGACCTACTCCGGTATGTTGCCCGGAACTCTCGCGAATCAGTTCTCTCGCGAGGAAATGCAGATTGAACTGGCGCCGCTGGTTGAGAGGGCTGGGGCAGAATTGATCTTAGATGAAGTGATTGGACTTGATGCGGAGACCCGAACGATCAACTTCGCCAATCGAATTCCACTTGCGTTCGACGCCCTGTCGATCGGCATTGGTTCGGTTCCGGCAGATTGGGATCGATTCGATTCTCCAAATTTGATTCCCATCAAGCCCATGCAAACGTTCATCGAACGGCTCGATCAACGTATCGAGCAATGTCAGAACAACGCGAAAGAGCCGCCGAAAATCGTAGTCGTCGGCGGTGGAGTGGCGGGGGTGGAAATCGCATTCTGTGTTCGCGCCCGTCTGGCTTCGTGGGTTCCAGCGAGGCCTCCGTCAGTCCAAATCGTTACCAGCGGCGAGGAGATCGCTGGCGGCATGAGTCAGCGAAGTATCCGCAAATTGCGACGCGAGTTATCCAACCAGTCAATCAACGTCATCACCCGATTTCCGGTGACCGAGGTGCGAGAGAATTCGGTGTCGGATCGAAGCGGTCGTCTTCAGCACGCCGACATTGTACTTTGGGCAACCGGCGCGGTCGCACCACCGTTGCTCGGAAAGCTAAATCTGCCGACCGACGAACGTGGCTTCCTTGCGACCGAGGCGACACTTCGTACGATCGCCGGAGGTCCCATTTTTGCCGTCGGTGATGCTGGCACGGTTGCCGCCAACCCCTCTCCCAAAGCGGGCGTCTTCGCGGTTCGCCAAGCCCCGGTCCTGTGGCACAATCTTCGCGCCACGATCCAAGGCAGTCCACTGAGCGAATTCGATCCGCAGAAAGACTTCCTCAAAATTCTCAACACCGGGCAAGGACGCGCTTTGCTGCAATACAAAGGATTCAGTTTCCATGCACATTGGTGCTGGAAACTCAAATCGTATATCGACAAAGGCTTCGTTGGTAAGTACCGAGTTTAG
- a CDS encoding methyltransferase domain-containing protein: MKTVLSSENQVAESSVYQRYAAAAQAVEPALCCPVEYSTDLLNVIPQEIIERDYGCGDPTPYVRAGETVLDLGSGGGKLCYIAAQVVGPQGRIIGVDCNREMLGLARKHAPAVAEQLGYANVDFRYGLIQDLALDLDQLAGELSQHPVNNPAGYLALRHTEERLRREHPLVADDSVDCVLSNCVLNLVRQQDRRQLFAEIFRVLRHGGRAAISDIVSDESVPERLQQDPELWSGCITGAFREDEFLKAFEDAGFHGIEIVKRQSEPWRTVEGIEFRSVTVVAHKGKQGPCLERGQAVSYRGPFKQVQDDDGHTYFRGERMAVCDKTFNLLQQEPYTNMFDAIEPRNVVPLEDAKPLDCRRNARRHPRETKGLEYDATTDAMNGCNDEGPCC, from the coding sequence ATGAAAACAGTCCTGTCCAGCGAAAACCAAGTCGCCGAGTCGTCGGTTTACCAGCGGTACGCCGCTGCCGCACAAGCAGTCGAACCGGCGCTTTGCTGTCCGGTTGAGTACTCGACCGACCTATTGAACGTGATCCCTCAAGAAATCATCGAACGGGATTACGGATGCGGCGATCCCACTCCCTACGTTCGCGCGGGCGAAACGGTACTGGATTTGGGCAGCGGAGGTGGCAAGTTGTGCTACATCGCCGCCCAGGTCGTGGGTCCCCAAGGGCGGATCATCGGTGTCGATTGCAACCGTGAAATGCTGGGACTCGCTCGGAAACATGCGCCAGCCGTAGCCGAGCAACTCGGCTACGCAAACGTCGATTTTCGCTATGGATTGATTCAGGACTTGGCTCTCGATCTGGATCAACTTGCTGGAGAATTGTCGCAACACCCCGTGAACAATCCGGCTGGCTATCTGGCTCTTCGCCACACCGAGGAACGTTTACGTCGCGAACACCCCCTCGTCGCTGACGACTCAGTCGACTGCGTTTTGTCCAACTGTGTCTTGAATCTAGTACGGCAACAAGATCGCCGACAATTGTTCGCCGAGATCTTCCGCGTCTTGCGGCACGGCGGACGCGCGGCAATCAGCGACATCGTCAGTGACGAGAGTGTCCCAGAACGATTGCAACAGGACCCAGAGCTTTGGTCGGGATGCATCACCGGTGCGTTTCGCGAAGATGAGTTTCTAAAAGCGTTCGAGGATGCAGGCTTTCACGGAATCGAGATCGTCAAGCGGCAAAGTGAGCCTTGGCGGACGGTGGAGGGAATTGAGTTTCGCAGCGTGACGGTCGTCGCACATAAAGGAAAGCAGGGTCCGTGTTTGGAACGCGGACAAGCGGTGTCGTATCGCGGCCCATTCAAGCAAGTCCAGGATGACGACGGTCACACGTATTTCCGAGGCGAGCGGATGGCCGTTTGTGACAAGACGTTCAATCTGCTTCAGCAAGAACCGTACACAAACATGTTTGACGCGATTGAACCGCGCAACGTAGTGCCGTTAGAAGATGCAAAGCCGCTGGATTGCCGGCGCAATGCACGACGGCATCCACGGGAAACCAAAGGCCTCGAATATGACGCGACCACCGATGCGATGAATGGCTGCAATGACGAAGGGCCGTGCTGTTAG
- a CDS encoding MTH1187 family thiamine-binding protein translates to MKVIVDLCVVPMGVGVSVSKYVAECQKVLQEAGLEHQLHAYGTNIEGDWDDVFAAIKRCHQRVHAMGAPRITTTIKVGTRTDREQTMQDKIDSVTETRT, encoded by the coding sequence ATGAAAGTAATTGTAGATTTGTGTGTCGTCCCGATGGGCGTCGGTGTATCGGTAAGCAAATACGTCGCGGAGTGCCAAAAGGTATTACAGGAAGCTGGATTGGAGCACCAACTTCACGCCTACGGCACAAACATCGAGGGTGACTGGGACGATGTTTTTGCCGCGATAAAACGGTGCCATCAACGTGTCCATGCTATGGGGGCGCCGCGAATCACCACCACGATCAAAGTTGGAACTCGCACGGACCGTGAACAGACAATGCAAGACAAAATCGACAGCGTGACTGAGACCAGAACCTAG
- a CDS encoding RidA family protein — protein MDWQMVAGAVFFLVECGGILSRHNFNPFSNFTKEVFMSAQQKAIDLGIDLSDQPNGYLNLCIKSGNQLITSGHVSDIKGILGGGLSVDDGYKAARECAEKILRSVRNTHGSLDGLKVVKLLGCVYSAPDFTDHHLVINGASDLFHELYGKDGDGYHARSALGFAALPTGVAVEVEAVFEIL, from the coding sequence TTGGATTGGCAGATGGTCGCTGGGGCGGTATTCTTTTTGGTCGAGTGTGGCGGCATTTTGAGCCGTCACAATTTCAATCCATTCTCAAACTTCACGAAAGAAGTCTTCATGTCAGCCCAGCAGAAAGCAATCGACCTTGGAATCGACCTTAGCGATCAGCCAAACGGCTACCTAAATCTCTGCATCAAAAGCGGCAACCAGCTGATCACATCAGGTCATGTCAGCGACATCAAGGGAATTCTCGGCGGTGGATTGAGTGTCGACGATGGCTATAAAGCAGCCCGCGAGTGTGCTGAGAAGATCCTTCGCTCGGTTCGCAACACCCATGGATCGCTGGACGGACTGAAGGTCGTTAAATTGTTGGGCTGCGTTTACTCGGCACCCGATTTCACGGATCATCATTTAGTGATCAACGGCGCATCGGATCTTTTTCACGAATTGTACGGCAAAGATGGCGATGGCTATCACGCACGCAGCGCCCTTGGGTTCGCAGCGCTACCGACTGGAGTCGCTGTGGAAGTCGAAGCGGTTTTTGAAATCCTGTAG
- a CDS encoding carbon storage regulator, which translates to MIHQENLKQEGGSVLVLSRKAAQQIVLMIGSETVTIQILTITGNRVKVGIVAPSTIGVHRREVLPKLISDTESTCGSEITECPLVA; encoded by the coding sequence ATGATCCATCAAGAGAATCTCAAACAAGAAGGCGGAAGCGTGCTTGTTCTGTCACGAAAAGCTGCTCAGCAGATAGTGCTGATGATTGGAAGCGAGACTGTAACGATTCAGATTTTGACGATCACCGGCAATCGTGTGAAAGTTGGCATTGTTGCACCGTCAACCATCGGCGTTCATCGCCGAGAAGTCTTGCCCAAGCTCATTTCAGACACAGAGTCAACTTGTGGCTCTGAGATCACAGAGTGTCCCCTTGTCGCGTGA